The genome window GGCACGCACCTGTTTCGCTGTGCATGATCGTAAAAAACGAAGAGCGGTTTCTGGAAGATTGCTTGCGCAGCGTTGCGGATTTGGTTTCTGAAATTGTCATTGTCGATACCGGGTCAACGGACCGGACGATTGAAATCGCCAAAACACATGGCGCACGCCTTTTCGAAATTGAATGGGAAGGCGATTTTGCCAAAGCCCGCAATTACGGATTAAAACACGCCACACAACCCTGGATTTTGTATCTGGATGCAGATGAACGTCTGCATCCGCCATTTCACCCACTCGTAAAACAAGCCATTTCATCCACGAATATTGATGCATTTTACGTTCGCGTCAGCAGCGAGGTTGGCGAAATGTTGGGAAGCATGCCACATGTGCAGGCTTATCCGCGTTTGTTCCGCCGCAAACCGGGCGTTTATTTTACCGGTCGCATTCACGAACAAATTACACCTGCCATCCGCCAAATAAACGGGCAGTTCGGACTGCTGGATGTCGAAATTGAACATCTTGGCTACAACCTGACTCAGGATGAAATGGTTGCAAAAGTTAAAAGAAATCTGGAATCGCTGAAAGAGCAAGTGGCGGATGAGCCCCAAAATGCCTATGCGCGGTTTCAGTTGGGGCAAACGCTCATTATTGCCGGCGAGATAAAAAACGGAAAAGAACAACTCCACAAAGCTTTGGAAATAAAGGGATTAAGTGAAGGACTGGAAGCAACAATTATCCTGATTTTAGCAAACGACGATTACACAAACAAGCTGCTGTATGAAGCCATCGAAAAAATTCAGAAGGCTTTGCAGTTGGCACCGTCGCAGCGATTGGGCTATTTTTTACTTTCAGAATGTTATGCACTCCAGGAAAATTACCAGCAGGCTATTGCTGCGCTGGAAAGTTACTGGCAGTATGCAGATAATCCATTTTCCGATGTCAGTGTGGATAAAGTGATCCTGCCGCATTTGATTTACCAAAGGCAGGCAACATATCACTTTCATCTTGAACATTTTGATATCTGCATTCCGCACTATATTAACTATTTCGAATCTGCACCAAATTATCGCTCTAATGCGTTACAGCGTTTGATTTATGCCGCTAGCCAAACCGGGCAACAGCAAACCATTACGGCAACACTCAATGCGATAATTCCAAAAATAGCGCAGTTTGACGATCCGTTAGCAGCCACCCAAAGCCTGTTGCAACCGGCGTTGAATGGCGAGATAACCATCGATTTTCATCAATTGATTCAATTTGCAACTGATTATTTCCCGGATGAAGGCGTGTTCGCCTATTATCGCGGAAATTTTTATCTGGAAAACCAGGCGTTCGAAAATGCGGAAATGTGGTTTAACCGCGCTATCGAAAAATCGCCGGAAACGTTTGAAATTCACCACAATCTTGCCGTTACGTTGATCAAACAACAAAAGTATCAACAGGCCATCGATTGCTTTGAATATATCGCCGGAAATTTCCCGGAAAAGCGGGAACTGGCACTTCGCAGGCTTGCTGGCTTGCACATGAAAACAGGAAATACAGAAATGGCAACACGTTTTATGATAGCTGCAAACGAAACTGCTAATTCTGCATCAAGCAAAAAATAATTATTGAAAAAGAATTAAAGTGCAAAAAATAACATACGAAGATTAAGAAAGAGCCAAAGGGATGTGGCTCAAAAAATAAAGCGAGTGATTTGGTAGCGTCATAAGCTTAACAATTACATAAGCTACCGCTATGAGAAGGGATTCTCAATCTAATAACAAGGAGGTTATTATGGCTTTTTATTCTGGTTCTCGGATTAACACCAATGTGGGCGCGTTGAATGCATTTAACGCGATGAGTAAAATCAACTCACAAATTGGTTCTGTTCAAATGCGTCTTGCTTCTGGCAAACGCGTCAATTCTGCCGCAGACGACCCCGCAGGCTACACCATCGGTAAAAAACTCGAAGCACGCTCCAAAAGCCTTTCGGCTGCGTTGAACAACGTGGGCGAGCTGAAGAATATCATGTCGGTAGCTGAAGGCGGTCTGCAGGAAATCAACAACCTGTTGGTTGGCATTAAGGAAAAAGCCATCCAGGCAGCCAATGGTTCCTACGGCAGCGAAGAATTGAACGCGATTGTCACACAGGTCAAAGACAGCCTGAACGAAATCGACGACATCATTTCCGAAACCAAATTCAACGGAACATCCTTGCTGAACAACCAGTTCACCAGCAAGATCTTCCAAACCGGCGCTGATGGTGGCGACACAATGACAGTTAGCCTGTCCGCAACTATCGATTCAGCAGACTTTAGCTTGAGCTCCATTACGTCTGCCTCGTTCAACAGCACCAACCTGACCGCAACCCTGAACAGCCTGGACAGCGCAATCAACCGCGTCAGTGGCGAACTTCAGGTTGTGGGATCGTTGACCTCTCGTTTGGATGTGAAAGAATCGACGTTGATGAGCTCCATCACCAACACCGATGCAGCCGCAAGCCGGATTATGGATGCCGACGTTGCGAAAGAGCAGTTGAACTTGACGAAACTGCAAATTCTGCAACAAACTTCGACCATCCAGCTGGCTCAAGCGAACTCTGCTCCGCAGAGCGTCCTGCAGTTGTTCGGATAATCCCGATTCTGATTTCAATCGAATCAAGCCGCCCGGCAACGGGCGGCTTTTTGTTTTTACTCTCTTCCGCTTTTCCCTCCAAGCTTTCAAATCCTGTAATAGTTTAATTTATCGTGACATCAACACAGAAATATGATACTACAGACCTGTTCTGTAGTAAACAGTTTTATTTTATAAAAATAAATTATCTATAAAGTTATGACATTTTGCTAAAGGGTTTTCTAACGATGTCGATATCAGATGTAAGGAAAAAGACTTCCCCAGGGGTAGATGCAGCAACCCCGAAAACCTAAAAATATGAGCTGCATTGATTGAGAAGGGATTCTCGAAAAGTCATTTAAACAAGGAGGTTATTATGGCTTTTTATTCTGGTTCTCGGATTAACACCAATGTGGGCGCGTTGAATGCATTTAACGCGATGAGTAAAATCAACTCACAAATTGGTTCTGTTCAAATGCGTCTTGCTTCTGGCAAACGCGTCAATTCTGCCGCAGACGACCCCGCAGGCTACACCATCGGTAAAAAACTCGAAGCACGCTCCAAAAGCCTTTCGGCTGCGTTGAACAACGTGGGCGAGCTGAAGAATATTTTGTCGGTAGCTGAAGGCGGTCTGCAGGAAATCAACAACCTGTTGGTTGGCATTAAGGAAAAAGCCATCCAGGCAGCCAATGGTTCCTACGGCAGCGAAGAATTGAACGCGATTGTCACACAGGTCAAAGACAGCCTGAACGAAATCGACGACATCATTTCCGAAACCAAATTCAACGGAACATCCTTGCTGAACAACCAGTTCACCAGCAAGATCTTCCAAACCGGCGCTGATGGTGGCGATTCTATGACGGTCAGCTTGTCCGCAACTATCGATTCTGCAGACTTCAATTTGAGCTCCATTACGTCTGCAACATTCAACAGTACCAACCTGACCGCAACCCTGAACAGCCTGGACAGCGCAATCAACCGCGTCAGTGGCGAACTTCAGGTTGTGGGATCGTTGACCTCTCGTTTGGATGTGAAAGAATCGACGTTGATGAGCTCCATCACCAACACCGATGCAGCCGCAAGCCGGATTATGGATGCCGACGTTGCGAAAGAGCAGTTGAACTTGACGAAACTGCAAATTCTGCAACAAACATCGACCATCCAGCTGGCTCAAGCGAACTCTTCGCCACAGAGCGTGCTGCAATTGTTCGGTTAATTTTTTTGATGGCTGTAAACCATAGCCGCCCTTTTGCAGGGCGGCTTTTTAATACGGCATCACCATAATAATCATTACTTTACGAAAATTCGGTATTAAGTAATTTAGAACCATAACCCATCTATCGCGTGTTTTAAAAATGTTTTTAGCGGGAAAATCAACAAAAAGTATTATAAAAATTCAGAAAAACACTAAAGCAAATACTGTAGATGGCGATTATGATTCTCAGACAAAATCGGGCACGGAAGCTCGAGATGGTTAAAAACATTCATACAAGGAGGTATATCTAATGGCCTTTTATTCTGGCTCTCGGATTAACACCAATGTTGGCGCGTTAAATGCTTTAAATGCGTTGAATACGTTGAACAGCAAAATCGGTACGCACCAACTGCGTCTTGCTTCTGGTAAGCGCATCAATTCCGCAGCAGACGATCCTGCCGGTTACACTATTTCACAAAAATTGGTCGCCCGTTCCCGTTCTTTGAGCGCGGCTTTGAACAACGTCGGCGAAGCGAAGAATATCCTTTCTGTCGCTGAAGGCGGACTTCAGAGTATCAACGATCTGTTTGTAGGCATGAAAGAGAAAGTCATTCAAGCCGGTAACGGCTCCTACGGCAGCGAAGAATTGGCAGCAGTGGTTACGCAATTGCAGGATATGCTGAACGAAATTGATGATGCAATCAGTGAAACCAAATTCAACGGTACCAACCTGTTGAATGCCAGCTTCACCAGCAAGCTGTTCCAGACAGGCGCAGATGGTGGCGACACGATGACGATCAGTCTCTCTGCAACAATCGATTCAGCTGATTTTAGCTTGAACAGCCTTACATCAGCATCGTTGCAGGGAACTGCGTTGACGACAACACTCACAAGCATTGACAGTGCCATCAGCAGTATTAGTATCGAGTTGCAAAAAGTAGGCTCCTACATGCAGCGATTGGATGTAAAAGAGCAGACGCTTCAAGTGGCCATGACCAATACCGATGCTGCAGCCAGCCGGATCATGGATGCGGATGTCGCAAAAGAACAGTTGGAATTGACCAAACTGCAGATTTTGCAACAAACTGCAACCATCCAGCTTACTCAGGCGAATTCAGCGCCGCAGAACATCCTGCAGTTGTTCGGTGGTTAAGTTTGATCACCAATGGGAGTCTTTCGTTTTGGCGGAAGACTCTCTTGGTTGAAAGCAATAACCACAGGATTCATTAACTAACGGTATTTGGCAGGCTAATTTTTTAACTCAGGAGAAAGCATGAATTCTGCTCTTGCGTATGCAAAACCGGGCGCCAGGCGTGCAATTAATCAGTATCATCAAAACAGCATTCTCAGTGCAAGTCCGGAAGAATTAACGTTAAAAATATACGATCTGACAATTGTCAGCATTCGGAAAAAAGATATCAAAAAAGCAAACCTGGCGATCTCTGAATTAATTGCTGCGCTAAACTTCGATTATCACGACGAAGCAATGGGCTTATTCAGGCTGTATCGCTACAGCCAGGATTGTTTGTATAGCGAAAAATATGACGAAGCATTGGAAATTATCCAGGAATTACGGGATACGTGGGCAACAGCATTTAAATTAGGGTAACAGAAAGGCGGCTGATCATGGTCTCCGGCTTCAGTTCAGGAAATATAGAATTACTGCTCGAAAGTTATCGATCGCTCGAAAGAGAACCGATTCGCCAATTAGAAAGCCGTAAATCAGGCATCGATAACCGGATCAAATTATTCAACGACCTCAAAAGCAAATTGAGCGCCTTGAGCACGTTGAGCAAGGATTTGAGCTACTCCGGCACCACCTCGTTTTTCGGAAAAAAAACCGCATCCAGCTCAGATGAAGATTATCTGACCGTAACAGCCACTTCAACCGCTGTTGCCACTTCCACATCGGTATTTGTAAACCAGTTGGCAAAAGCAGATAAAGTGGTTTCCAGTCAATTTACAAACACCGGAACAGACATCGCCACCGGGCTCGGTGCCGGCACATTCAATTTCGACGTCACCGTAAATGGCGTCGCTACACCCGTTTCCGTTCTATTGGATGGCACAGAAGACAATGAAACGCTGTTGGGTAAAGTATCTTCCGCTGTAAACAATGCGACCGGAGCAGGCATTCGTGCATCTATCATCAAAGATTCCAGCAGCACCAGCCGAATGGTTTTCACCAGCACAGAAACCGGTGCCGATTACGAAATGACACTGTCGGATACTTCCGGCGGATTGCTTTCCGCCATTGGCATTAACGATTCCGTTGCAGCCAACGGCACAACCGGCGGATATGTTTACGATACGTCCGAATTGAATGCAATTGCCACAATCGATGGCATTACCGTTACCTCAAACACAAACACATTGGAAGATGTGGTAACCGGTCTCACCATTTCCCTCAAAAAACAGCAGGAAATTGGCGAAACACCCATCACCGTGAACGCGGAAAACGACGTTGAGGGAATCAAAGAGAAGCTTCAGGAATTTATCGACGCGTATAATGGGGTGCTGGATTTTATAAAAACCAACACCGCAGTAAACACCACAACATATGAACGCTCCGCATTTAGTGGCGATTACTCGATCAGCACATTCAAATTCCAGCTTCGGCAAATCATCGCGACGCCTATTACCGGATTAGGTGTGGACGACCCATCGCTGCTCAGCGAATTGGGCATCACCACAGACCGGAATGGCAAACTCAGCATCAGCGATGCCGATTCGCTGGATGATTTAATCAAAAACAACATCTCGCAAGTTGAACAAATTTTCAACGCTGCGGATGGTATTTCCGGCAAACTGGAAACCCTGCTGGACGGGATGACCGATGGCGAAGGCATCATTACGCGTCGCAAACAGGTGCTGGAAAGCCAGATCACGACAATGAACAGCCGGATAAAGTTGATGGAATCCTCGGTAGACAAAAAAATGGACTATTATCGTACCCAGTTTGCTCAATTACAAGCTGCGTATGCACAATATCAATCACAGTATAGTTATATTACTGCACTGACACAGTCTAGTTTTTGACAGGAGAATCATAGAAACGCTCGTATAAAATAGTATTTTATATGGCTGATACCGCTCAAATCGCATTAAATTAGCAATTGCGAATAACCCGGAATCAGCCAATTGGCGCTTTGCGCCGTAGTGGTAAATTCTTAACCGAGTTACAAAAGGAGGGTTATCATGGAAGTTACCGCATTGAACAATGGATTTGCATTGCAAATGAGCCAGCAGCAAAGCAAAGCTAAAACCAACGACGATAGTCAACAAACACCTTTGAATGTTGCCAAAAATATCGCACCGTTGCAAGCACAGTTCGTTGAAAGAGCTCAAAAAGTTCAGGAAGCCGAAAAAGCGGATCCGAACGCCACAGGCTTGAATCAACAAAACGATGATCTGGCAGAGCTCAATCAGAAAGTTCAGGAGAAATTAAAAAACTCCGGCATGAAAATTTCGCTGGAAGTTGACGAAAAGACCGAACGAGTGCTGGTTCTGGTTAAAGACCCGGTCACAGATGAGGTTGTTCGTAAAATTCCTCCGGAAGAATTATTAAAAGCATCCGAAGCTGCACGGGAAATGCAGCAAACGGAAAATTCGGATGAAAAAGGAAATCTGGATGTCAAATTCTAATCAGCCTGACCGTTCCAGATTGCAAAATTTTGAACGGATTAATGAATCGTCTGTGAAACTTTTAGAGCTAACAACAGGTATGTTAGCTGCAGCAAAGGCTGATGATTGGCAAACATTCAGGGATTTAACCGGGCAACGCGTTCCCTATTTCGAGGAAATTCAAGCTTTAAAAAGCCTTGCAATTGAGTCAGAAAGTGTCGATAATACATCCGAAACAGCCAAAATTGATAAACTGCGCAGGAATATTCGCGAAGAGTTCAAAAAATTAGCTAAAGTGGATGCAGAAATCTTCGATACTATAAATAATAAAAAACAAGATCTGGTTCACCAAATGAATGAATTTCAACAGGGCATGGTATTTTTGAAAAGATATAGCAGCCAGGTAAATCAGGAACGCGTAATATCCAAAGTGATCTAAAAATAGGTTACAAAAAAGCCATGAAGATTAATACCATTGATAATTTGGGCTATGTAATTAGTGTCGAAAAAGCAGGGCCTAAAAAAAGTGTTGAGCCTGAAAAACGTCCGGATCAAGACAAATTAGTATTATCTGACGAAGCAAAAAGGTTAAACGGTATGAAGTCCAATCTCACTCCGGAGCGACTTGAGCTCATCCGGCAACGTATTGCCGAAAATTTTTACGATCAGGACGAAATCATCAGCGAGGTTGCCGATCGTATGTTAAAAAGCGATGCCTTTAGGCAATTCAGGAA of Calditrichia bacterium contains these proteins:
- a CDS encoding flagellin, with amino-acid sequence MAFYSGSRINTNVGALNALNALNTLNSKIGTHQLRLASGKRINSAADDPAGYTISQKLVARSRSLSAALNNVGEAKNILSVAEGGLQSINDLFVGMKEKVIQAGNGSYGSEELAAVVTQLQDMLNEIDDAISETKFNGTNLLNASFTSKLFQTGADGGDTMTISLSATIDSADFSLNSLTSASLQGTALTTTLTSIDSAISSISIELQKVGSYMQRLDVKEQTLQVAMTNTDAAASRIMDADVAKEQLELTKLQILQQTATIQLTQANSAPQNILQLFGG
- a CDS encoding flagellar protein FlaG yields the protein MEVTALNNGFALQMSQQQSKAKTNDDSQQTPLNVAKNIAPLQAQFVERAQKVQEAEKADPNATGLNQQNDDLAELNQKVQEKLKNSGMKISLEVDEKTERVLVLVKDPVTDEVVRKIPPEELLKASEAAREMQQTENSDEKGNLDVKF
- the fliD gene encoding flagellar filament capping protein FliD; this encodes MVSGFSSGNIELLLESYRSLEREPIRQLESRKSGIDNRIKLFNDLKSKLSALSTLSKDLSYSGTTSFFGKKTASSSDEDYLTVTATSTAVATSTSVFVNQLAKADKVVSSQFTNTGTDIATGLGAGTFNFDVTVNGVATPVSVLLDGTEDNETLLGKVSSAVNNATGAGIRASIIKDSSSTSRMVFTSTETGADYEMTLSDTSGGLLSAIGINDSVAANGTTGGYVYDTSELNAIATIDGITVTSNTNTLEDVVTGLTISLKKQQEIGETPITVNAENDVEGIKEKLQEFIDAYNGVLDFIKTNTAVNTTTYERSAFSGDYSISTFKFQLRQIIATPITGLGVDDPSLLSELGITTDRNGKLSISDADSLDDLIKNNISQVEQIFNAADGISGKLETLLDGMTDGEGIITRRKQVLESQITTMNSRIKLMESSVDKKMDYYRTQFAQLQAAYAQYQSQYSYITALTQSSF
- the fliT gene encoding flagellar protein FliT is translated as MKKEIWMSNSNQPDRSRLQNFERINESSVKLLELTTGMLAAAKADDWQTFRDLTGQRVPYFEEIQALKSLAIESESVDNTSETAKIDKLRRNIREEFKKLAKVDAEIFDTINNKKQDLVHQMNEFQQGMVFLKRYSSQVNQERVISKVI
- a CDS encoding glycosyltransferase, yielding MSKKRSKKKAGHKANKLTGTSGHAPVSLCMIVKNEERFLEDCLRSVADLVSEIVIVDTGSTDRTIEIAKTHGARLFEIEWEGDFAKARNYGLKHATQPWILYLDADERLHPPFHPLVKQAISSTNIDAFYVRVSSEVGEMLGSMPHVQAYPRLFRRKPGVYFTGRIHEQITPAIRQINGQFGLLDVEIEHLGYNLTQDEMVAKVKRNLESLKEQVADEPQNAYARFQLGQTLIIAGEIKNGKEQLHKALEIKGLSEGLEATIILILANDDYTNKLLYEAIEKIQKALQLAPSQRLGYFLLSECYALQENYQQAIAALESYWQYADNPFSDVSVDKVILPHLIYQRQATYHFHLEHFDICIPHYINYFESAPNYRSNALQRLIYAASQTGQQQTITATLNAIIPKIAQFDDPLAATQSLLQPALNGEITIDFHQLIQFATDYFPDEGVFAYYRGNFYLENQAFENAEMWFNRAIEKSPETFEIHHNLAVTLIKQQKYQQAIDCFEYIAGNFPEKRELALRRLAGLHMKTGNTEMATRFMIAANETANSASSKK
- a CDS encoding flagellin, whose translation is MAFYSGSRINTNVGALNAFNAMSKINSQIGSVQMRLASGKRVNSAADDPAGYTIGKKLEARSKSLSAALNNVGELKNIMSVAEGGLQEINNLLVGIKEKAIQAANGSYGSEELNAIVTQVKDSLNEIDDIISETKFNGTSLLNNQFTSKIFQTGADGGDTMTVSLSATIDSADFSLSSITSASFNSTNLTATLNSLDSAINRVSGELQVVGSLTSRLDVKESTLMSSITNTDAAASRIMDADVAKEQLNLTKLQILQQTSTIQLAQANSAPQSVLQLFG
- a CDS encoding flagellin, with translation MAFYSGSRINTNVGALNAFNAMSKINSQIGSVQMRLASGKRVNSAADDPAGYTIGKKLEARSKSLSAALNNVGELKNILSVAEGGLQEINNLLVGIKEKAIQAANGSYGSEELNAIVTQVKDSLNEIDDIISETKFNGTSLLNNQFTSKIFQTGADGGDSMTVSLSATIDSADFNLSSITSATFNSTNLTATLNSLDSAINRVSGELQVVGSLTSRLDVKESTLMSSITNTDAAASRIMDADVAKEQLNLTKLQILQQTSTIQLAQANSSPQSVLQLFG
- a CDS encoding flagellar protein FliS, coding for MNSALAYAKPGARRAINQYHQNSILSASPEELTLKIYDLTIVSIRKKDIKKANLAISELIAALNFDYHDEAMGLFRLYRYSQDCLYSEKYDEALEIIQELRDTWATAFKLG